DNA from Tsuneonella dongtanensis:
CTGCGTGCCATAGGCGGGCGTCGCGGGCGTATCGGGCAGGCCCTGACCGGTCACGACGATCTCCGCCTCGTCCGCGTCCTGTGCGGCGAGGGGAGCAGCGATGGCAAGAAACGGAAGAACGGTAAGCTGGCGCCTGAAAATCAATCGAATTTCCCTTTTCGGGGGCCGAGATAGCCGAACAGATAGGCCGCAACCTTGCGCATCTGGATTTCCTCGGCGCCCTCGGTGATGCGGTAGCGGCGGTGGTGGCGGTAGATATGTTCGAAGGGCTTGTGGCGCGAGTAGCCGATACCGCCGTGGACCTGCATCGCGCGGTCGGCCGCCTCGCACACCAGCCGGTTCGCCCAGTAATTGCACATGCTGACCTTGTCGGAAATCGACCGCTCGATCTCCTCGTGCGGCATCCGGTCCATTTCCCACGCGGTCTTGTAGATCAGCAGCCGCAGCATCTCGCACTGGGTGGCGAGTTCGACGAGCGGAAACTGGATCGCCTGGTTGCGCGCGAGTTCCTCGCCGAACGGCTTGCGCTGGCGGGCATACGCCACGCTCTCCTCGACGCAGAACTGTGCCGCACCCAGGCTCGATGCGGCCTGCCGGATGCGGTTCTGGTGAACGAAGCTCTGCGCCAGGGCGAGGCCGCGCCCTTCGGCGCCGAGAATTGCGCTGTCCGGCACCCACACGTCCGTCAAGCTCAGGCGCGGGTGGTCGGTCGGCATGTTGAAGGTCCACATCCACTCCTCGATCTCGAGGCCGGGCGTAGGATTGGGGACAAGGAAGCAGGTGATCCCGCGCGCGTCGCCGGGCTCGCCGCTGGTGCGCGCGAAAGTTGCGCAATGGGTCGCGACGTGCATCCCGGTGATCCACATCTTCTCGCCGTCGATCCGCCAGCCCTCGACCCCGTCGCGGGTTTCGCGGACCGCGCGCGTCTCCATCCAGGTCGCGTCGGAACCGTGGTTCGGTTCGGTCAGGCCGAACGCGACGCGGCGAGTC
Protein-coding regions in this window:
- a CDS encoding acyl-CoA dehydrogenase family protein, with translation MDFTIPREIEDYYSELERFIEAEIEPLVAADDNVRFFDHRREHARTDWDRGGLPRHEWENLLRAARRAADKAGHWRFSAPKKYGGKDGSNLAMAVIRDRFAQRGLGLHNDLQNEHSIVGNFPFVAMFETFGTEAQKEEFILGGFEGTRRVAFGLTEPNHGSDATWMETRAVRETRDGVEGWRIDGEKMWITGMHVATHCATFARTSGEPGDARGITCFLVPNPTPGLEIEEWMWTFNMPTDHPRLSLTDVWVPDSAILGAEGRGLALAQSFVHQNRIRQAASSLGAAQFCVEESVAYARQRKPFGEELARNQAIQFPLVELATQCEMLRLLIYKTAWEMDRMPHEEIERSISDKVSMCNYWANRLVCEAADRAMQVHGGIGYSRHKPFEHIYRHHRRYRITEGAEEIQMRKVAAYLFGYLGPRKGKFD